The Tolypothrix sp. NIES-4075 DNA segment CTCCTATACTCTATCTATAAAGAAGACAATAATTTTGATGAAACAAAAGTTTCCCAATTAGCGCAGATAGATTGGTCAAGAGATAACCCGGTTTGGAGAGATAACGTAGTTAGAATAGACCCCAATCCTAAAAACCCAGATAAACCTTATAAACTTTCTACTGCGACAAATGCTGTAACAGATGCAGTTAAAATGGTAAAAATCAAACTGGGATGGATGTAACCAAAATCAAGACAGGAATTTAGTTAAATCAAATTCCTCCTCTTGTTCATCTTTGTTAGTCCTCTCGCAACTGAGAAATAATAAAATACGCTCTGAATAATCAACAGAGCCGTGTAATTCATTTTGCAGTATTTCTAATCCCCCATTTGCATACTCTTCAAATATCTGATTGCGTTGCCTTTCATATTCCTCCTCATTCAGAGATAAAATTTTGATATCTTTAGTTTCATTAATAGCCAATAACTTTATTAAAATATCATGTCCCATAGAAGCAAAATACTCTAACCTAATCGGTGATGGTTCCCTTTTAGATATCTCCCCTAAAGGAACACGCTTATTATGCTTTGCACCCAAAGCAGCAGCAAAAGCGATCGCATCCGCAAAAGTCTGAAAAGGACCCATTGCACCATCAGCCGATATTAAAGCCTTCACCAACTCAGCCTTATCTTTAGCAACCCTGATTCTGCCAGTTTCAGCCATAATATTGATATATATTATGTGACAATTTTAACCGAAAATTGATCGCACTCTCTTATCTTGGCGTACTTGGCGCCTTGGCGGTTCGTTTTAAATAATAATCTCACGCAAAGGCGCAAAGACGCAAAGAAGAATTATTAACCCCCACGTTTAACCTCAACAATCTCCGTATACTCAAACTCATTCGGACTTTGCCTAATCAACGCATATCTTTCCCCACCCAACTCAATATAATCCTGTTCGCAATCAGGTTTAGAAGAATAATAAGTCAACACATATTCCCTACCTATTCTCTTCCCCATTTCCTCCTCAACTTCACCTCTCCATTGCGTCTGAGTCACCAAAACAATCAACTGATTTGCTAATTGCGGAATAGTGTTCGCAATTTGCCGGCGATATTTATTATCCAAACTGCCAAAAGGCGAATCCATCACTATCGGAAACGTGTTACTATCTGGCATCATCAGCATTTTTCTTTCACTCCACTCCCGCACCTTGTCGATAATGCTGCCGATAAAAGATAAACTGAGAATTTGATTTTCTCCTGTAGAAGCTGCAACTAATGCTTCGATTCCAGTTGTATTTTCCACTAGCGTTAATTCATATTTATCGCTTATTTTAGGAATATAGGGTGTA contains these protein-coding regions:
- a CDS encoding DNA phosphorothioation-associated protein 4, which translates into the protein MAETGRIRVAKDKAELVKALISADGAMGPFQTFADAIAFAAALGAKHNKRVPLGEISKREPSPIRLEYFASMGHDILIKLLAINETKDIKILSLNEEEYERQRNQIFEEYANGGLEILQNELHGSVDYSERILLFLSCERTNKDEQEEEFDLTKFLS